In Microbacterium binotii, one DNA window encodes the following:
- a CDS encoding 2-phosphosulfolactate phosphatase: protein MPEIADQSRYQIRFEWGASGVRRLAASDVVVIVDVLSASTEVVDAVAAGGAVPLAETGLAELAGTAHDAGAVVLLGALRNAAAVAAAVLAEQQRRGARTSVAVIAAGDADAAGWRVAVEDQFGAGAVIDALGALGLDHTSPEAAAACESFRGLQSAVRHLLTASASGQALLEAGSREAVLAAATLDAASAVPVLRDGVFVAA, encoded by the coding sequence ATGCCCGAGATCGCCGACCAGTCGCGCTACCAGATCCGCTTCGAGTGGGGGGCGTCGGGAGTGCGCCGGCTCGCCGCATCCGACGTGGTCGTGATCGTGGATGTGCTCTCCGCGTCGACCGAGGTCGTGGATGCGGTCGCCGCCGGCGGCGCGGTCCCGCTCGCCGAGACGGGACTCGCCGAGCTCGCGGGCACTGCCCACGACGCCGGTGCCGTCGTCCTGCTCGGGGCGCTGCGCAATGCTGCCGCCGTCGCCGCCGCGGTGCTGGCGGAGCAGCAGCGTCGTGGCGCGCGCACCTCCGTCGCCGTGATCGCTGCGGGAGATGCGGATGCGGCCGGTTGGCGCGTGGCCGTCGAGGACCAGTTCGGCGCGGGTGCCGTGATCGACGCGCTCGGCGCGCTCGGGCTCGATCACACCTCGCCCGAGGCGGCCGCTGCGTGCGAGTCGTTCCGCGGTCTGCAGAGCGCGGTGCGGCATCTGCTCACGGCGAGCGCGAGCGGACAGGCGCTGCTGGAGGCGGGGTCGCGCGAGGCGGTGCTGGCTGCGGCGACGCTCGATGCCGCATCCGCGGTTCCGGTTCTGCGCGACGGCGTCTTCGTCGCGGCGTGA
- a CDS encoding SprT-like domain-containing protein: MSDLQRVRVWAEALIALHLDDGWSFGFDNAKRRAGLCDYTKRRISLSRYLSARYDDDTNHQTLLHEVAHALAGSAAGHGPQWKRIARDLGYVGGATHHGETATDLAPWVGVCPNGHVVYRHRKATRQTSCASCAPRYDPRFAFTWTRREITRAARMAASTPR, from the coding sequence ATGTCGGATCTGCAGCGCGTGCGCGTCTGGGCGGAGGCCCTGATCGCCCTGCATCTCGACGACGGCTGGAGCTTCGGCTTCGACAACGCCAAACGTCGCGCCGGTCTCTGCGACTACACGAAGCGCCGCATCAGCCTCTCGCGCTATCTGAGCGCCCGCTACGACGACGACACCAACCACCAGACACTGCTGCACGAGGTCGCGCACGCGCTGGCGGGCTCGGCCGCCGGACACGGCCCCCAGTGGAAGCGCATCGCGCGCGATCTCGGATACGTCGGCGGCGCGACCCATCACGGCGAGACGGCCACGGATCTCGCGCCGTGGGTGGGGGTGTGCCCCAATGGGCACGTCGTCTATCGGCACCGCAAGGCGACCCGCCAGACCTCCTGCGCGAGCTGCGCGCCGCGCTACGACCCGCGCTTCGCGTTCACCTGGACCCGGCGCGAGATCACGCGGGCCGCGCGGATGGCCGCGTCCACTCCGCGCTGA
- a CDS encoding spermidine synthase produces the protein MARARYEHVSHPEARLSDGSIARIVPSSFTSGFELDVAGTPQSHVDLDDPTHLHFEYIGRMAAVIDQLRLPGQPLTAVHLGGGALTIPRYVAHTRPGSRQQVIELEQALVDLVRTNLPLPRGAQIRVRIGDARAGLARLPESLVGNVDLLVSDVYAGAQTPAHLTTVEFYRDAARLLAPDGVLLVNVADGAGLAFARRQVATVREVLPEIALLAEVQTLKGRRFGNLVIAASAAPLPTAWLPRLMAAGPHPAKVATGAELEEFVRGAVPATDATATPSPKPAASLFEL, from the coding sequence ATGGCCCGCGCGCGTTACGAGCACGTCTCGCATCCGGAGGCGCGACTGTCGGACGGCTCGATCGCCCGCATCGTCCCCTCGTCGTTCACGAGCGGATTCGAGCTGGATGTCGCCGGCACGCCGCAGTCGCACGTCGATCTCGACGATCCGACCCACCTGCACTTCGAGTACATCGGGCGCATGGCGGCCGTGATCGACCAGCTGCGCCTGCCCGGTCAGCCGCTCACCGCCGTGCACCTCGGCGGAGGCGCACTCACCATCCCCCGCTACGTCGCGCACACGCGTCCGGGGTCCCGTCAGCAGGTCATCGAGCTCGAACAGGCCCTCGTCGACCTCGTGCGCACCAACCTCCCCCTGCCGCGCGGGGCGCAGATCCGGGTGCGCATCGGGGATGCCAGGGCGGGACTCGCGCGGCTGCCGGAGTCGCTGGTGGGCAACGTCGATCTCCTCGTGTCCGACGTGTACGCGGGAGCACAGACGCCCGCGCACCTGACCACCGTGGAGTTCTATCGGGATGCCGCCCGTCTGCTCGCCCCGGACGGGGTGCTGCTCGTGAATGTCGCCGACGGCGCGGGCCTCGCCTTCGCCCGTCGACAGGTGGCGACCGTGCGGGAGGTGCTGCCGGAGATCGCGCTGCTGGCGGAGGTGCAGACGCTCAAGGGACGACGCTTCGGCAACCTCGTGATCGCCGCATCCGCCGCTCCCCTGCCGACGGCGTGGCTGCCGCGCCTCATGGCGGCGGGGCCGCATCCGGCGAAGGTCGCGACCGGTGCGGAGCTCGAGGAGTTCGTGCGCGGGGCGGTTCCCGCGACGGATGCGACCGCCACCCCTTCACCCAAACCCGCCGCATCCCTCTTCGAACTCTGA
- a CDS encoding 5-oxoprolinase subunit PxpA, producing MPSIDLNADLGETVEGEPTADDAAMFAVISSASIACGGHAGDPDAMRAAVALAAAGGVAVGAHPSYPDRDGFGRRAMRIAPTRLRRELAAQLGALRSAGADIRYVKPHGALYHAAGSDPQTAAAVVAEVAALADGLGRLVPVLGLGDHLREAAADAGVPFFGEAFLDRGYLPDGSLVPRGAPGALLRDPDQVAARAVRLATAGEVVAVDGSVVRTEAVSLCLHGDTPEAVEMAAAVRAALTAAGIEVRAPW from the coding sequence ATGCCCTCGATCGATCTGAACGCGGACCTCGGCGAGACCGTCGAGGGCGAGCCGACCGCCGACGATGCGGCGATGTTCGCGGTGATCTCCAGCGCCAGCATCGCGTGCGGCGGCCACGCGGGCGACCCCGACGCGATGCGCGCTGCGGTGGCGCTGGCCGCGGCGGGCGGCGTCGCCGTCGGGGCGCATCCCTCGTATCCTGACCGCGACGGATTCGGGCGACGGGCGATGCGGATCGCGCCGACCCGCCTGCGACGCGAGCTCGCCGCGCAACTGGGCGCACTGCGCTCCGCCGGCGCCGACATCCGCTACGTGAAGCCGCACGGAGCGCTGTATCACGCGGCCGGAAGCGATCCGCAGACGGCGGCGGCGGTCGTCGCCGAGGTCGCCGCTCTCGCCGACGGACTCGGCCGGCTTGTTCCCGTGCTGGGCCTCGGCGATCACCTGCGCGAAGCGGCGGCGGATGCGGGCGTCCCGTTCTTCGGCGAGGCGTTCCTCGACCGCGGATACCTGCCGGACGGGTCGCTCGTGCCCAGGGGCGCGCCGGGGGCGCTGCTGCGCGATCCGGATCAGGTCGCGGCGCGCGCGGTGCGCCTGGCGACGGCGGGGGAGGTCGTCGCGGTCGACGGCTCCGTCGTACGCACCGAGGCCGTCTCGCTCTGCCTGCACGGCGATACGCCCGAGGCGGTGGAGATGGCCGCCGCCGTCCGCGCGGCCCTCACGGCCGCCGGAATCGAGGTCCGGGCGCCGTGGTGA
- a CDS encoding 5-oxoprolinase/urea amidolyase family protein has product MTGGRRVLPFGAGGLLIELEDLDAVLGLHAGLAASVPAGVEELVPAARTVLVRFDPRRVPAHAVRTWIAATDAAASRTDRDAAEVTLPTVYDGPDLAEAGRWSALSAAELVERHVRTPWRVAFTGFAPGFAYLVGEGWDLDIPRLDAPRTRVPAGAVALAAGFTGTYPRATPGGWRIIGTTTAPLFDPDAAAPALLTAGTRVRFRPERTRVELPAPPTPRAPTAPALRIDSPGPLATIQDLGRPGAGATGIAVSGAADRRAAALANRLVGSAQTAAVIEILLGPFRATALVDRWIAVTGGLGAVRIDGRAADPHRAVLWPAGSVLEIGPLTTGLRAYLAVRGGIDAPRSAGSRATDTLAGLGPAPLAAGDEIPTAAEITGEVPPIDAVAWTAPAPGDVILEVLPGPRADWFAADAGRTLFAGPWHVSSAADRIGVRLEGPGLTRIRAGELASEAMLPGALQVPPDGRPVVLGVDGPVTGGYPVIAVATPESLDRLAQARPGTRVRIRPVG; this is encoded by the coding sequence GTGACCGGTGGGCGGCGCGTCCTGCCCTTCGGGGCGGGCGGCCTGCTGATCGAGCTCGAGGACCTCGACGCGGTACTGGGCCTGCACGCGGGTCTTGCCGCATCCGTTCCGGCCGGCGTCGAGGAACTCGTTCCCGCGGCGCGCACGGTGCTCGTCCGCTTCGATCCCCGCCGCGTCCCGGCGCACGCGGTGCGGACGTGGATCGCGGCGACGGATGCGGCCGCATCGCGCACCGACCGGGATGCGGCGGAGGTGACGCTTCCCACCGTCTACGACGGTCCGGACCTCGCCGAGGCGGGGCGCTGGAGCGCGCTGTCGGCGGCGGAGCTCGTCGAGCGGCACGTGCGCACGCCCTGGCGGGTGGCGTTCACGGGGTTCGCTCCCGGATTCGCGTATCTCGTGGGGGAGGGGTGGGATCTCGACATCCCTCGCCTGGATGCCCCGCGCACGCGCGTTCCCGCCGGCGCCGTCGCGCTCGCCGCCGGGTTCACGGGGACCTACCCACGGGCGACGCCGGGCGGATGGCGCATCATCGGCACGACGACCGCGCCGCTGTTCGACCCGGATGCGGCCGCCCCGGCGCTGTTGACCGCGGGGACGCGTGTGCGCTTCCGGCCCGAGCGGACGCGCGTGGAGCTCCCCGCCCCGCCGACTCCGCGAGCGCCGACCGCTCCGGCGCTGCGCATCGACAGCCCCGGCCCGCTGGCGACGATCCAGGACCTCGGACGGCCCGGCGCCGGTGCGACGGGCATCGCCGTGTCCGGGGCCGCCGATCGGCGCGCGGCCGCCCTCGCCAATCGCCTCGTCGGCTCTGCCCAGACGGCAGCGGTCATCGAGATCCTGCTGGGGCCGTTCCGAGCGACGGCGCTGGTCGATCGATGGATCGCGGTGACGGGCGGCCTGGGCGCGGTGCGGATCGACGGCAGGGCCGCCGACCCGCACCGTGCCGTGTTGTGGCCCGCGGGTTCCGTGCTCGAGATCGGCCCCCTCACCACAGGCCTTCGCGCCTATCTCGCGGTGCGCGGCGGGATCGATGCGCCCCGCAGCGCGGGCTCCCGAGCCACGGACACCCTTGCGGGCCTCGGGCCGGCCCCCCTCGCCGCGGGAGACGAGATCCCCACGGCAGCGGAGATCACGGGCGAGGTGCCGCCGATCGACGCCGTCGCGTGGACGGCGCCCGCTCCCGGCGACGTCATCCTGGAGGTGTTGCCGGGACCGCGCGCCGACTGGTTCGCGGCCGACGCCGGGCGGACGCTCTTCGCCGGCCCGTGGCACGTGTCCTCGGCAGCCGACCGCATCGGGGTGCGCCTCGAGGGGCCCGGACTGACCCGCATCCGCGCGGGGGAGTTGGCGAGCGAGGCCATGCTTCCCGGCGCGCTTCAGGTCCCGCCGGACGGACGGCCGGTCGTGCTCGGAGTGGACGGTCCGGTCACCGGCGGCTATCCGGTCATCGCCGTCGCCACGCCCGAGTCCTTGGACCGGCTCGCGCAGGCGAGGCCGGGTACCCGTGTGCGGATCAGGCCCGTCGGATGA
- a CDS encoding DNA-directed RNA polymerase subunit beta, with amino-acid sequence MAAAPHASTPTTKTPKNGRGASRLSFAKITDTLTVPDLLALQTESFDWLVGNDAWKARVAEAQAAGRTDVPATSGLEEIFEEISPIEDLSETMQLSFTNPYLEPEKYSIEECKERGKTYAAPLYVEAEFMNHQTGEIKTQTVFMGDFPLQTDKGTFIINGTERVVVSQLVRSPGVYFDRVADKTSDKDIVSARVIPSRGAWLEFEIDKRDQVGVRIDRKRKQSVTVFLKALGLSSEDIMNEFAGFSSIEETLEKDTILTKEDALRDIYRKLRPGEQVAAEAARALLDNFYFSSKRYDLAKVGRYKINQKLGLDTPLTDSVLTVDDIVATIKYLVRLHRGDTTFEGVRAGKKAEIRIDVDDIDNFGNRRIRAVGELIQNQVRTGLSRMERVVRERMTTQDIEAITPQTLINVRPVVAAIKEFFGTSQLSQFMDQNNPLAGLTHKRRLSALGPGGLSRERAGVEVRDVHPSHYGRMCPIETPEGPNIGLIGSLASFARINAFGFIETPYRRVVNGRVTTDIDYLTASEENDFIVAQAGVELTAEGKFANERVLARRGQGGEVDLFPAEEIGYMDVSPRQMVSVATSLIPFLEHDDANRALMGANMQRQAVPLVRSESPVVGTGMEGYAAVDAGDVVTAKRSGVVAEVSADVVTVQTDEGGTDDYFLRKFDRSNQGTSYNQRVVVSAGERIEAGEVIADGPATENGELALGKNLLVGFMTWEGHNFEDAIILSQELVKDDTLSSIHIEEYEVDARDTKLGKEEITRDLPNVSPDLLKDLDERGIIRIGAEVRPGDILVGKVTPKGETELSAEERLLRAIFNEKSREVRDTSLKVPHGEQGTIIAVKEFNAEDGDDELGSGVNRRVVVYIAQKRKITEGDKLAGRHGNKGVIAKILPVEDMPFLADGTPLDVILNPLGIPGRMNFGQVLELHLGWIAQQGWKVEGNPEWATNLPKEAFEAPAGTKVATPVFDGAFESEIAGLLDSTNPTRDGVRLIDSSGKTTLFDGRSGEPFPAPISVGYMYILKLHHLVDDKIHARSTGPYSMITQQPLGGKAQFGGQRFGEMEVWALEAYGAAYALQELLTIKSDDILGRVKVYEAIVKGENIQEPGIPESFKVLMKEMQSLCLNVEVLSADGTAVNLRDTDDDAFRAAEELGINISSRFESSSIDEI; translated from the coding sequence TTGGCTGCCGCGCCCCACGCAAGCACCCCCACCACCAAGACCCCCAAGAACGGACGCGGCGCTTCGCGTCTGTCCTTCGCGAAGATCACCGACACGCTGACGGTCCCCGACCTTCTCGCGCTGCAGACGGAGTCCTTCGACTGGCTCGTCGGCAACGACGCCTGGAAGGCACGTGTCGCCGAGGCGCAGGCCGCGGGTCGCACCGACGTGCCGGCCACGAGCGGTCTCGAGGAGATCTTCGAGGAGATCTCCCCGATCGAAGACCTCAGCGAGACGATGCAGCTGAGCTTCACGAACCCCTACCTCGAGCCCGAGAAGTACTCCATCGAGGAGTGCAAGGAGCGCGGCAAGACGTACGCGGCCCCGCTCTACGTCGAGGCCGAGTTCATGAACCACCAGACCGGTGAGATCAAGACGCAGACGGTCTTCATGGGCGACTTCCCGCTCCAGACCGACAAGGGCACGTTCATCATCAACGGCACCGAGCGCGTCGTCGTGTCGCAGCTCGTGCGTTCGCCCGGTGTGTACTTCGACCGCGTCGCCGACAAGACGAGCGACAAGGACATCGTCTCGGCCCGCGTCATCCCCAGCCGCGGCGCCTGGCTCGAGTTCGAGATCGACAAGCGCGACCAGGTGGGCGTGCGCATCGACCGCAAGCGCAAGCAGTCGGTCACCGTCTTCCTGAAGGCGCTCGGTCTGTCCAGCGAAGACATCATGAACGAGTTCGCGGGCTTCAGCTCGATCGAGGAGACCCTCGAGAAGGACACGATCCTCACCAAGGAAGACGCGCTGCGCGACATCTACCGCAAGCTCCGTCCGGGCGAGCAGGTCGCTGCCGAGGCTGCGCGTGCGCTGCTGGACAACTTCTACTTCTCGTCCAAGCGCTACGACCTCGCCAAGGTCGGCCGGTACAAGATCAACCAGAAGCTGGGTCTCGACACCCCGCTGACCGACTCGGTGCTCACGGTCGACGACATCGTCGCGACCATCAAGTACCTCGTCCGCCTGCACCGCGGCGACACGACCTTCGAGGGCGTGCGCGCCGGCAAGAAGGCCGAGATCCGCATCGACGTCGACGACATCGACAACTTCGGCAACCGTCGCATCCGCGCGGTCGGCGAGCTCATCCAGAACCAGGTCCGCACCGGTCTGTCGCGCATGGAGCGCGTCGTGCGCGAGCGCATGACCACGCAGGACATCGAGGCGATCACGCCGCAGACCCTGATCAACGTGCGTCCCGTCGTGGCGGCGATCAAGGAGTTCTTCGGAACCTCGCAGCTCTCGCAGTTCATGGACCAGAACAACCCGCTCGCGGGTCTGACCCACAAGCGTCGTCTGTCGGCGCTGGGCCCCGGCGGTCTGTCGCGTGAGCGCGCCGGCGTCGAGGTCCGTGACGTCCACCCCTCGCACTACGGCCGCATGTGCCCGATCGAGACGCCGGAAGGCCCGAACATCGGTCTGATCGGTTCGCTCGCCTCCTTCGCGCGCATCAACGCGTTCGGGTTCATCGAGACCCCGTACCGCCGCGTCGTGAACGGTCGCGTCACCACCGACATCGACTACCTCACCGCCAGCGAGGAGAACGACTTCATCGTCGCTCAGGCCGGTGTCGAGCTGACCGCCGAAGGCAAGTTCGCCAACGAGCGGGTGCTCGCCCGCCGCGGCCAGGGTGGCGAGGTCGACCTCTTCCCGGCCGAAGAGATCGGCTACATGGACGTCTCGCCGCGCCAGATGGTGTCGGTCGCGACCTCGCTGATCCCCTTCCTCGAGCACGACGACGCGAACCGCGCCCTCATGGGTGCGAACATGCAGCGCCAGGCCGTGCCGCTGGTTCGCAGCGAGTCGCCCGTGGTCGGAACCGGTATGGAGGGCTACGCGGCCGTCGACGCCGGTGACGTCGTCACCGCCAAGCGCTCCGGCGTCGTGGCCGAGGTCTCCGCCGACGTCGTCACCGTCCAGACGGATGAGGGCGGCACCGACGACTACTTCCTGCGCAAGTTCGACCGCTCCAACCAGGGCACGTCGTACAACCAGCGCGTCGTGGTCTCCGCCGGTGAGCGCATCGAAGCCGGCGAGGTCATCGCCGACGGTCCCGCGACCGAGAACGGCGAGCTCGCCCTCGGCAAGAACCTGCTCGTCGGGTTCATGACGTGGGAGGGTCACAACTTCGAGGACGCGATCATCCTCAGCCAGGAGCTCGTGAAGGACGACACCCTCTCCTCGATCCACATCGAGGAGTACGAGGTCGACGCCCGCGACACGAAGCTCGGCAAGGAGGAGATCACGCGCGACCTGCCGAACGTGAGCCCCGACCTGCTGAAGGACCTCGACGAGCGCGGCATCATCCGCATCGGTGCCGAGGTCCGCCCCGGCGACATCCTCGTCGGCAAGGTCACGCCCAAGGGCGAGACCGAGCTCTCGGCCGAGGAGCGCCTGCTGCGTGCGATCTTCAACGAGAAGAGCCGCGAGGTCCGTGACACCTCTCTGAAGGTGCCCCACGGTGAGCAGGGCACGATCATCGCCGTCAAGGAGTTCAACGCCGAGGACGGCGACGACGAGCTCGGCTCCGGCGTCAACCGCCGGGTCGTGGTCTACATCGCCCAGAAGCGCAAGATCACCGAGGGCGACAAGCTCGCCGGCCGCCACGGCAACAAGGGTGTCATCGCGAAGATCCTCCCCGTCGAGGACATGCCCTTCCTCGCCGACGGCACGCCGCTCGACGTCATCCTCAACCCGCTCGGTATCCCCGGTCGAATGAACTTCGGTCAGGTCCTCGAGCTCCACCTCGGCTGGATCGCCCAGCAGGGCTGGAAGGTCGAGGGCAACCCGGAGTGGGCCACGAACCTGCCGAAGGAGGCCTTCGAGGCCCCCGCCGGCACCAAGGTCGCCACCCCGGTGTTCGACGGTGCGTTCGAGTCGGAGATCGCGGGTCTGCTCGACTCGACGAACCCGACCCGTGACGGCGTGCGACTGATCGACTCCAGCGGTAAGACCACGCTGTTCGACGGCCGCAGCGGAGAGCCCTTCCCGGCACCCATCTCCGTCGGCTACATGTACATCCTGAAGCTGCACCACCTCGTGGACGACAAGATCCACGCGCGCTCCACCGGTCCGTACTCGATGATCACGCAGCAGCCGCTGGGTGGTAAGGCGCAGTTCGGCGGCCAGCGCTTCGGTGAGATGGAGGTGTGGGCCCTCGAGGCCTACGGCGCCGCCTACGCGCTGCAGGAGCTCCTCACGATCAAGTCCGACGACATCCTCGGCCGCGTCAAGGTGTACGAGGCGATCGTCAAGGGCGAGAACATCCAGGAGCCCGGTATCCCCGAGTCCTTCAAGGTGCTCATGAAGGAGATGCAGTCGCTCTGCCTGAACGTCGAGGTCCTCTCGGCCGACGGTACGGCTGTCAACCTGCGCGACACCGATGACGACGCCTTCCGCGCTGCGGAGGAGCTCGGCATCAACATCTCCAGCCGGTTCGAGTCCTCGTCCATCGACGAGATCTGA